The genomic DNA TTGACAAATAATCGGCGAAGGAGGCCAAATGAGAGCTTGCAAGTGGTGGCTTTTTCCACTTTTGGGGCGGGTCTGCCCTACTCACATGTATTGAATGAGAGATTGCAGGTGGAAATAAGGAAGAGGGAGAGGTGTGGGCCCTTCTTCATGTCCCTATACATGTTCTTTGCTTGGTCATTCCAATCTGACTCTATCAAGGGCTCCACCACCAGTTCACATTCACATCCTCCTCCATGTCGGACAGCTCAATTCTTCGGGCTTCTTTCGAACTCAGGTGAGGTCACTGAATAATCTTTGGCTGTTTCTTGTCCTGAAACTTGACCTTGTTTCTCATCCATATGACAGTTTTCATTCATGGATGCTCGCGGGCACACCTCATCGAGCGAGTCCCCCTGCCTCTGGTGAGTTATTGGGTAAGTGGCCTGAGTCGAAATGCTCTCGATCTCAAATAAGTCGGAGCTTGCGTCACTTCCTAGTTCATCACCCTCGTCTGCAGTTGTGCCCGTTTGGGACTTTAGACTGACTGGAAACTTCAATACTGGATGATGGATGCGCTTTTCTAGGGACTTCCCGGAATCGAGATAATCTGATGGTGGCTTGAAAACTTCTAATGAGTCTATAGGCCGATTATCAAGAATAGGAAGAACAGGACGGGGACTAGGGCTTGCAGGAGACGATTGCGAACCGCTCCATGGCATTCTCACAGTAGGTGGCGGTGAGGATGATGACATTGATGGAGCAGGAAGTATCGGAAATGTGAACCCGGTGCTTGAACTAATACTGCTATCGATAAGTGGCTTTGGTGGGGCTGAGACCACTAGATGCCTTCCTCCACCCGCGgaaggaaaattattttccacAGTTGGTCTGAATTGCCGGACGGAATTCAGAAATCGTTCGTGGGAATCAGGAATTATGTTGACCTTAACCGCTCTAACTTCCACAGGCATTGTTGGATTCGCAGCTTCTTTTGGTGCTGTGATTCCATGATTGTCTGCTGTTCTTTCCTTGACTCGGACCGACTTCTTTCCCGAGCATGGACACTTGGGTCGAAAAAGCAGCCACCTTGGAATAATCCTAGACCCTCTTTTACCTCCTGTCTGGGGACCTGAATTCGCCCCTCGAGCATTGCTCGATAAGAGCCCAGTCTGACTGTTCCAGCTAGCTTCCGAGGAAGCCAAGGAACGTGTCCGATATCCTGGTCCATACCCATCAACGGATGAAGCCGAGGAAAATCTCGGGAAACTCGGCGCATCGTACAGATTCAGATTGTTGAACTCCTTGAGGGGAGAGACcctgttgctgctgctgagGATCTGATCCTGTTGACCGCCTTCATTGAAGTACTTCCGGGCATCAAATATGCTCAGCTCAGAGTCGTCAGCTGCAGCAGAGCCAGGATATTCTCGGGGCGATGAGGTTCTCTTTTCGGGTTCATTCGGTATGAGGTAGGTGGAGAAGGGCACGTCAGTTGCTGCCAGGTGGGGTTTAACTTGATGTTCAAGAGAAGGAACAGAAACAATCTGATGATGATGCTGTTGTTGAGTGGAAGTGGTGAAGGCATTGGCGGGCTTCATCATAGGGGAATTAATGGCGGAAAGAAAGATGGGCACgcagagagacagagagagagagagagagagaaggaatgAGTTGATGaaagaatgaatgaatgaataaagaATTTTTTGGCCCTCTGCAATGAAGAGATTCTATGCCGCTGGAATGTTATGTAGAGAGTTTGGGGACACAAGTGTCCAAGAAACATCAGTGGTCGGTCTATTGTTTGTCTTCTACCTGCGGAGAGCCGTCAGTCCCTTTCCTTTCACCTTCCCAAACACTAGTGATAGCATAAGTAGAACCACGCAACTGACACATTTACCTGCTTCGTCGCCCATCGAAATTCGGTTGGTAAATGCTGCTAGAAGAACCGGTTATCTGTTTTCGAGAAGCTCCTGCGATGATAATAAGAACCTTTTCTGGTGATGGTGTCTGTAGTTTGTAGATCCCTTATGAAACTCCGCCTTCCACCAAGTCTAGAACAAATATTTGCTTTGATCTTTCTATAGTCCTCTCAAAGAGTTATTGTCGTAGCGAAAAATTACTTTGGCCGACCAGAAATGCTATTGTTAGGTTGGATTGCGACTTGAAGATCTATCTAGAGGAGTATCGAGTAGATTAGGTTTGCTTGAAGCTGTGAGGGTGACCGATTTACAATGTTCTTGATGACCCTGAGCGTGATTTGTTGTCACGTCTTAGTAGTACTATTAAAGCCTTTGGTGGGGCATTTTGCTCCCAAGTTTGAAACACTTTCAAAGTACCGCCAGCCATGACCACAAGATGTGttacgtgagaaggagtcagcAAATTCCCGGTGACTTCTCGGCGTGCTATTGGCATCTCGCACTCTGGATCCTTACCCCCACAGAAACCTCGTCCACTGCCTGCATACCCAATTCAACAGCCGAGGAGATCATCTTTCTGTTCTAGGGGGCAACAGTTTGCGATAAGGGGGGTCGCTTGGGAATTTTCGGATAAAAAGTAGggtcaattattaattaatttatttttaataaaattgggGAAAAAAGGAATAAGGAAAAAGGGAGGGCCGGCGAATGGGAGTCCATGTATATGGCCTTCAAGTCGCATCCATTGGGTGCATTATTGGTCGGTTGGTGCAAGATGCATAGTGCATgacctctctctccctctctctttttgaaagatatcaaaaaaagaacagaaaagGGAAGGGAAACTTTTCCTGGATCAGAACAGCATGATAACCCAATAATTTAAAGGGTCACTACTACaagaaaaattgatgaaattcGTAGTAGAAAATCTATGTAACCATGACTCCATCAATACTCAATAGTAAGGAGATGTGCAACCGGAAAAAAACACATCAGTGCCCAGCAGGGAGAGGTGGCGTGTTTACTTTGTACGCTTCCCTGTCCGTAATCGAGGGAAAAAATTTGCAAGAGCCACGAGCTAGTGCAATATTCAGAGCAGTGACCGAGATTTTACAAAATGTACCGGATAGGAGTGAGAGCGGGCTGGGCTGCCAGCAGAGCACATGAGCGTAGTTCTAGTTCATAAGGTAACACTTCACTCTTCCAAAGTCGATTCCATTGTCTGGACTGATGGAGCTGTGACCACCGTTAAGGTAAGGTCTGGAGAATTCGAGTCGCCTGCCCTCTCACGAATTTCCCGGTATTCTTGGCATAATGCACACAGATGGCAGAAAAAATGAGTAACAAAGTCCCCACAAGGCGCCTCCTGCAAACATCAGCAGATAAAGATTGCCGTTAGatcatccttttctttttggtttcAGACGTTGCCTTCAGTACCcccccctttcttttttttttttaaggttttCTTGCATGGATAGTGCATTTTAAGTTCCCTTTTCCTCACAGTTGGACAAAAACATATCTTTTGAAGAGCTACATGAGTCAACTTATTACCGCATCCTATACGTTCTGCTTTTCAAGATGAAGACGAAAAACCAGACGTATACTGCACTTGCTTAAAAGTATCATACCTCCAAGTTATAT from Punica granatum isolate Tunisia-2019 chromosome 2, ASM765513v2, whole genome shotgun sequence includes the following:
- the LOC116195246 gene encoding protein PHYTOCHROME KINASE SUBSTRATE 4-like gives rise to the protein MMKPANAFTTSTQQQHHHQIVSVPSLEHQVKPHLAATDVPFSTYLIPNEPEKRTSSPREYPGSAAADDSELSIFDARKYFNEGGQQDQILSSSNRVSPLKEFNNLNLYDAPSFPRFSSASSVDGYGPGYRTRSLASSEASWNSQTGLLSSNARGANSGPQTGGKRGSRIIPRWLLFRPKCPCSGKKSVRVKERTADNHGITAPKEAANPTMPVEVRAVKVNIIPDSHERFLNSVRQFRPTVENNFPSAGGGRHLVVSAPPKPLIDSSISSSTGFTFPILPAPSMSSSSPPPTVRMPWSGSQSSPASPSPRPVLPILDNRPIDSLEVFKPPSDYLDSGKSLEKRIHHPVLKFPVSLKSQTGTTADEGDELGSDASSDLFEIESISTQATYPITHQRQGDSLDEVCPRASMNENCHMDEKQGQVSGQETAKDYSVTSPEFERSPKN